A stretch of the Archangium violaceum genome encodes the following:
- a CDS encoding type I polyketide synthase, giving the protein MTDDVKDELKQRLARAVMAMQKMQARIDSLERARTEPIAIIGMGCRFPGGADTPEAYWELLASGREVIRREPASRRVGADTGAPRWAGYLEDVSGFDAEFFGISPREATSLDPRQRLLLEVAWEALEHAGQDPERLVDTPTGVFVGLTGDDYAKLLPSEPELIDAYFGTGNGHCFPPGRVSYTLGLQGPSLAVDTACSSSLVALHLACQSLRNGECGVALAGGVNLVLDPSVTETLVRMQALSPNGRCSAFDARANGFVRGEGCGLVVLKRLSDAQANGDSILAVIRGSAVNQDGRSQGLTAPNMLAQRALLKQALANAKVEPSALGYVEAHGTGTPLGDPIEVEALTDVLGKPRPDGSRCALGSVKTNMGHLEAAAGIAGLMKVVLALQHEAIPKHLNFSRLNPRIRLDGTPFFIPTELQPWKRSAAPRLAGVSAFGMSGTNAHVILEEAPLPAAPACTPAPRPAHLLTLSARSEEALLAMARRQAEHLAAHPELDAADVCFTTNTSRTRMPHRLTVVGGSTQALASSLSAFASGARLEQVASGKAGHTPPKVAFLFTGQGAQFAGMGRRLYETSAVFRDALERCAARLRPRMDLLSVLYPKDGAPSLIDQTAYSQPALFALEYALAEQWRSWGVVPDAVMGHSVGEFAAACVAGILSMEDALDLIAERGRLMQALPPGGVMATVFATEAQVTPLLAPYRDRASIAAYNAPGQLTLSGAAEAVERITSELEAQGLATRKLNVSHAFHSPLLEPMLDALEAKAARMARAPGQLPLISNVTGRPVGPSELGAPGYWRRHAREPVRFQAGMEFLRALGVDTFVEVGPHTTLLGLAKSCLGEGPEWLSSLRKGRDDAEQLLSVLGRLFIRGFALDWRKVDTEPGRRKVVLPRYPWQRQRYWALPESSSTAKPVQASRVESSPAEGARGELYGVEWQPAARTESSSTLASGTWLLLCDRGGVGEQLATNIEAQGMACVKVSSGDTAALERLWRERFSAGAPCAGVVYLWGLDVEGMEGAGIREACAGLASVLRVVEGSPQPGGRLWIVTRSAQGAGRVKVEPAQAPLWGLGRTVALESPGHWGGLIDLGLEDGAEQLWAELRAAGREDQVALRGGQRYVARLVEREAAESRPIPVDAKATYLIAGGQGALGLEVARWLVRRGARHLVLTARGAFPERSQWDALRAQGGALAERISAVRELEAAGAVVLLAQADVGRREVMAALLERVRASMPPVRGIVHAAVVSSTARVRELDTATLERVLAPKVDGAWNLHELTREDPLDFFVLFSSISSVWGSAGVGHYAAANAFLDALAAHRQALGLPASSINWGLWHGQGAATAEEKRWLDSVGVDGLDRESALAWMERLVGARVPQAVVASVRWERFRPIFEARGARPLLERLRTETAAQPQRTSETEASAPAPWREAATPAARREALRTLVQETVSRILGLGTAQELEAERGFQEMGLDSIMAVEVKVRLEVALGLPLPATLAFNFPSVRALTEHLVSLVDEKAPLASAPEARRETRTDEPIAIVGMACRLPGGADTPEAFWSLLREGRDAISEIPADRWDVDAWYDADPEAPGKMYVRAGGFLREVDQFDPRFFGISPREAESMDPQQRLMLEVAWEALERAGQDVASLRNTRTGVFVGITTADYARVILQGRPEEVDAWFASGTSLNVVAGRLSYTLGLQGPSMAVDTACSSSLTALHLACQSLRSGESTMALAAGVNLILSPEPMMAVCKARMLAPDGRCKTFDASANGFARAEGCGVLVLKRLSEAQANGDDILAVIRGTAVNQDGPSSGLTVPNGLAQQAVIQQALGRAGVSPAEVSYLEAHGTGTSLGDPIEAEAMWSVLKEGREGGESLWMGSVKTNLGHLESAAGVAGVMKVVLAMRHKQLPAHLHLKKPNPHIDWKAMGVKVPAELTAWEPTQGRRIAGVSSFGFSGTNAHVVLEEAPPAPARTREVERPEHVLVLSAKSAEALRAQAGRYARALEEGSAELGDICFTAAAGRAHFEHRLTVVGGSAQRVRELLLAAEAGREGEGVVSGRAPVETPKVAFVFDDEAGSGRELYETQPVFREALERCGDALKGVLERPLVQVLYGAGSELSKEEAYSRAAVFAVEWALARMWRAWGVVPHSVTGRGVGEYVAAVDSGVLGLEEGLRLAVSKVPLVRTETGKAESTETIHVHLGEAGWPELLKTLGTLYVKGVEVDWAAFDAPYQRRRVTLPTYPFQRQRYWWRGASPRTGLAPRSERVLTPHFGRRLRSSALDALVYETTYGPSRPAHLNDHRLFGTLVAAGSSHVSLVLSVIEDAYGSPACTLENLAFPQALVLADDEERTLQVILTPQEQGRAFEVKSLGDTDGAETWVLHASGGVRVGQAEQPKPWASREELQARCQERRSGDELYRAMREQGYTLGSGYQWIRSVARGGDELLGEMRLPPLPDELEDYPLYPGFVDSCFQVLASWTLDLQAGQADSLLIPFSVARFTVHRRPRGTVWCHARVEGSGKAEAGEPIGGDLRIFDEQGLVAEVLGFRGRMASREAVRRSTHARREEARYEIIWRPEPEARPASTPEVDKTKPWVLLMDSRGVGERLGHMLEAHGAPVIRVHPEDVSRVSGETFGPGGCAGVVYLSGLDQTVAGDASAEWVQRAALEASGGALHLVKTLAGRKNEVPPMWFITRGAQAVKEMRPALALAQAPLWGLGRVIDLERPELRCTRVDLDPEDLEGSLGLLFAELGGSGGERAPEREVAFRGGVRLHPMLREDKGSRGDTLALRADATYLITGGLGGLGLEVARWMVEQGARYLVLVGRRAPSASASEVVHALEKAGAHVTLASVDVSREGEVAPLLQRLDAGAPPLRGIVHAAGVLDDGALAHQDLERFERVMAPKVAGAWNLHRLTQGRPLDFFVLFSSASATLGSAGQGNYAAANAFLDALAHERRARGLVAQSLDWGPWAETGMVGASDGHVARALERRGIRPLPTRQALALFGEALASGRPQVALMSVQWPVYLEAIGSLGRSSFFEALTPSRSSAPRAAVAPSQPRHPLAERLRAALPHERPRVLARSLQEEVARILRLDAAGLDWRQGFAELGMDSLMAIELRNALQKGLGVSVPVTVALDYPTIDFLVQHLLGEVLKLDVEEAPRSPVTPSVPVPGPEDARKKDLDALSDAELARLVAEDLARDS; this is encoded by the coding sequence GTGACCGATGATGTGAAGGATGAGCTCAAGCAGCGCCTGGCGCGCGCGGTCATGGCGATGCAGAAGATGCAGGCCCGCATCGACTCGCTCGAGCGGGCCCGTACCGAGCCCATCGCCATCATCGGCATGGGCTGCCGCTTTCCGGGCGGCGCGGATACGCCCGAGGCGTACTGGGAGTTGCTGGCGTCCGGTCGGGAGGTCATCCGCCGGGAGCCGGCCTCTCGCCGTGTCGGAGCGGACACGGGTGCGCCTCGCTGGGCCGGCTACCTGGAGGATGTGAGCGGCTTCGACGCGGAGTTCTTCGGCATCTCTCCTCGAGAGGCCACCAGCCTGGATCCGCGCCAGCGCCTGCTGCTGGAGGTGGCCTGGGAGGCGTTGGAGCACGCGGGACAGGATCCGGAGCGCCTGGTGGACACGCCCACCGGCGTCTTCGTGGGGCTCACCGGTGACGACTACGCGAAGCTGCTGCCGTCCGAGCCGGAGCTCATCGACGCCTACTTCGGTACGGGCAACGGTCACTGCTTCCCGCCCGGGCGCGTCTCGTACACGCTCGGGTTGCAGGGGCCGAGCCTCGCGGTGGACACGGCCTGCTCGTCCTCGCTGGTGGCGCTGCACCTGGCCTGCCAGAGCCTGCGCAATGGCGAGTGCGGTGTGGCGCTCGCGGGCGGCGTGAACCTGGTGTTGGATCCGTCCGTCACGGAGACGCTCGTGCGCATGCAGGCGCTCTCTCCGAACGGCCGGTGCAGCGCCTTCGATGCGCGCGCCAATGGCTTCGTGCGAGGCGAGGGCTGCGGCCTCGTGGTGCTCAAGCGGCTGTCGGACGCGCAGGCGAATGGGGACTCCATCCTCGCGGTCATCCGGGGCTCGGCCGTCAACCAGGATGGGCGCTCGCAGGGGCTCACCGCGCCCAACATGCTCGCGCAGCGGGCCCTGCTGAAGCAGGCGCTGGCGAACGCGAAGGTGGAGCCCTCCGCCCTCGGTTACGTGGAGGCGCACGGCACCGGCACGCCGCTCGGAGATCCGATCGAGGTCGAGGCGCTCACCGACGTGCTGGGCAAGCCGAGGCCGGATGGCTCGCGGTGCGCGCTCGGATCGGTGAAGACGAACATGGGCCACCTGGAGGCGGCGGCGGGCATCGCCGGGCTCATGAAGGTGGTGCTCGCGCTCCAGCACGAGGCCATCCCCAAGCACCTGAACTTCAGCCGGCTCAACCCGCGCATCCGGCTGGACGGCACGCCGTTCTTCATCCCCACCGAGTTGCAGCCGTGGAAGCGCTCGGCGGCGCCCCGGTTGGCGGGGGTGAGCGCGTTTGGCATGAGCGGGACGAACGCGCACGTCATCCTGGAGGAGGCACCTCTTCCGGCCGCGCCCGCGTGCACGCCCGCTCCACGCCCCGCGCACCTGCTGACGCTCTCGGCCCGGAGCGAGGAGGCGCTGTTGGCCATGGCGCGCCGTCAGGCCGAGCACCTCGCCGCCCACCCGGAGCTGGACGCGGCGGACGTGTGCTTCACCACCAACACCTCCCGCACGCGCATGCCGCACCGGCTGACCGTGGTGGGGGGCTCCACGCAGGCGCTGGCCTCGAGTCTGTCGGCGTTCGCCTCGGGCGCGAGGCTGGAGCAGGTGGCCTCCGGCAAGGCGGGACATACCCCGCCCAAGGTGGCCTTCCTCTTCACCGGCCAGGGCGCGCAGTTCGCCGGCATGGGCCGGCGGCTCTACGAGACGTCCGCTGTCTTCCGCGATGCGCTGGAGCGCTGTGCCGCGCGGCTGAGGCCGCGGATGGATCTGCTGTCGGTGCTGTACCCGAAGGACGGAGCGCCGTCGCTCATCGACCAGACGGCGTACAGCCAGCCGGCGTTATTCGCCCTGGAGTACGCGCTGGCGGAGCAGTGGCGCTCGTGGGGCGTGGTGCCGGACGCGGTGATGGGCCACAGCGTGGGCGAGTTCGCCGCCGCGTGCGTGGCCGGCATCCTCTCGATGGAGGACGCGCTGGACCTCATCGCCGAGCGCGGGCGGCTCATGCAGGCGCTGCCCCCGGGGGGCGTCATGGCCACGGTGTTCGCCACCGAGGCGCAGGTGACACCGCTGCTCGCGCCGTACCGGGACCGCGCGTCCATCGCCGCGTACAACGCGCCGGGCCAGCTCACCCTGTCCGGAGCGGCGGAGGCCGTGGAGCGCATCACCTCGGAGCTGGAGGCCCAGGGGCTCGCGACGCGCAAGCTCAACGTCTCGCATGCCTTCCACTCGCCGCTGCTGGAGCCGATGCTCGACGCCCTGGAGGCGAAGGCGGCGCGGATGGCGCGGGCGCCGGGGCAGTTGCCGCTCATCTCCAACGTGACCGGCCGGCCCGTGGGCCCGTCCGAGCTGGGTGCTCCGGGCTACTGGCGCCGTCACGCGCGCGAGCCCGTGCGCTTCCAGGCGGGCATGGAGTTCCTGCGCGCGCTGGGCGTCGACACCTTCGTGGAGGTGGGTCCGCACACCACGCTGTTGGGGCTCGCGAAGTCGTGTCTGGGCGAGGGGCCCGAGTGGCTCTCCTCGCTGCGCAAGGGCAGGGACGATGCGGAGCAGCTGCTGAGTGTCCTCGGCCGCCTGTTCATCCGGGGCTTCGCGCTGGACTGGCGCAAGGTGGATACCGAGCCCGGGCGCCGCAAGGTGGTGCTGCCTCGCTACCCGTGGCAGCGCCAGCGGTACTGGGCCCTCCCCGAGTCGTCTTCCACGGCGAAGCCCGTCCAGGCCTCGCGCGTCGAGTCCTCCCCGGCGGAAGGAGCGCGGGGCGAGCTGTATGGGGTGGAGTGGCAGCCCGCGGCGCGCACGGAGTCCTCCTCGACGCTGGCCAGCGGTACCTGGCTGTTGCTGTGCGATCGCGGCGGGGTGGGTGAGCAGCTCGCCACGAACATCGAGGCGCAGGGGATGGCCTGCGTGAAGGTGTCCTCGGGAGATACCGCGGCCCTCGAGCGGCTGTGGCGCGAGCGCTTCTCCGCGGGCGCGCCCTGCGCGGGCGTGGTGTACCTGTGGGGCCTGGACGTGGAGGGCATGGAGGGGGCGGGCATCCGCGAGGCGTGCGCGGGCCTGGCCTCCGTGCTGCGCGTGGTGGAAGGCTCGCCGCAGCCGGGCGGACGGTTGTGGATCGTCACCCGGAGTGCCCAGGGCGCGGGCAGGGTGAAGGTGGAGCCCGCCCAGGCGCCTCTTTGGGGACTCGGGCGGACCGTGGCGCTGGAGAGCCCGGGGCACTGGGGAGGGTTGATCGACCTGGGCCTCGAGGACGGAGCGGAGCAACTCTGGGCGGAGCTGCGCGCGGCGGGTCGCGAGGATCAGGTCGCCCTGCGAGGCGGCCAGCGCTACGTGGCGCGGCTCGTGGAGCGCGAGGCCGCGGAGTCCCGGCCCATCCCGGTGGATGCGAAGGCCACGTACCTCATCGCGGGAGGCCAGGGAGCGCTCGGGCTCGAGGTGGCGCGCTGGCTGGTACGCCGGGGCGCGAGGCACCTCGTGCTCACCGCGCGCGGTGCCTTCCCCGAGCGTTCACAGTGGGACGCGCTGCGAGCCCAGGGCGGTGCGCTGGCCGAGCGCATCTCCGCGGTGCGTGAGCTGGAGGCGGCGGGCGCCGTGGTGCTGCTGGCCCAGGCGGATGTGGGCCGGCGCGAGGTGATGGCGGCGCTGCTCGAGCGGGTGCGGGCGTCCATGCCTCCGGTGCGCGGCATCGTCCACGCGGCGGTGGTGTCCTCGACCGCGCGAGTCCGCGAGCTGGACACGGCGACGCTCGAGCGCGTGCTGGCCCCGAAGGTGGACGGCGCGTGGAACCTCCACGAGCTGACGCGGGAAGACCCGTTGGACTTCTTCGTCCTCTTCTCGTCCATCTCGTCGGTGTGGGGCTCGGCGGGAGTGGGGCACTACGCCGCGGCCAATGCCTTCCTGGATGCGCTCGCGGCGCATCGGCAAGCCCTCGGCCTACCAGCGTCGAGCATCAACTGGGGACTCTGGCACGGCCAGGGCGCGGCCACCGCGGAGGAGAAGCGCTGGCTGGACAGCGTGGGCGTGGACGGGCTCGATCGCGAGTCCGCGCTGGCGTGGATGGAGCGGCTCGTGGGGGCTCGCGTGCCGCAGGCCGTGGTGGCCAGCGTCCGTTGGGAGCGCTTCCGGCCCATCTTCGAGGCTCGTGGCGCGAGGCCCCTGCTGGAGCGGCTCCGCACGGAGACGGCAGCGCAACCCCAGCGGACCTCGGAGACGGAGGCGTCCGCTCCGGCACCGTGGCGCGAGGCGGCCACTCCCGCCGCCCGGCGCGAGGCGTTGCGGACGTTGGTCCAGGAGACGGTGTCTCGAATCCTCGGCCTGGGGACCGCACAGGAGCTCGAGGCCGAGCGTGGCTTCCAGGAGATGGGGTTGGACTCCATCATGGCGGTGGAGGTGAAGGTCCGCCTGGAGGTGGCGCTGGGGCTGCCGCTGCCGGCGACTCTCGCGTTCAACTTCCCGAGCGTGCGCGCCCTCACGGAGCATCTCGTCTCGTTGGTCGACGAGAAGGCGCCACTCGCCTCCGCGCCCGAGGCCCGGCGCGAAACCCGGACGGACGAGCCCATCGCCATCGTTGGCATGGCCTGCCGGCTGCCCGGCGGAGCGGATACGCCCGAGGCGTTCTGGAGTCTGTTGCGCGAGGGCCGGGACGCCATCTCGGAGATTCCCGCGGATCGCTGGGACGTGGATGCCTGGTACGACGCGGATCCCGAGGCGCCGGGGAAGATGTACGTGCGCGCGGGAGGGTTCCTCCGGGAGGTGGACCAGTTCGATCCCCGGTTCTTCGGCATCTCGCCGCGCGAAGCGGAGAGCATGGATCCGCAGCAGCGGCTGATGCTCGAGGTGGCCTGGGAGGCATTGGAGCGGGCGGGACAGGACGTGGCCTCGCTGCGCAACACCCGCACGGGTGTCTTCGTGGGCATCACCACGGCGGACTACGCGCGGGTCATCCTTCAGGGTCGGCCGGAAGAGGTGGATGCGTGGTTCGCGTCGGGGACCTCGCTGAACGTGGTGGCGGGGCGCCTCTCGTACACGCTCGGCCTGCAGGGTCCGAGCATGGCGGTGGACACGGCGTGTTCGTCGTCGCTGACGGCGTTGCACCTGGCCTGCCAGAGCCTGCGCTCCGGTGAGTCGACGATGGCGCTGGCGGCGGGGGTGAACCTCATCCTGTCGCCCGAGCCGATGATGGCGGTCTGCAAGGCGCGGATGCTGGCGCCGGACGGGCGGTGCAAGACGTTCGACGCCTCGGCGAATGGCTTCGCGCGCGCCGAGGGTTGTGGCGTGCTGGTGCTCAAGCGGCTGTCGGAGGCCCAGGCGAATGGGGACGACATCCTCGCGGTCATTCGGGGCACGGCGGTGAACCAGGACGGGCCGAGCAGCGGGCTCACGGTGCCGAATGGACTGGCGCAGCAGGCGGTCATCCAGCAGGCGCTGGGGCGCGCGGGAGTGTCGCCCGCCGAGGTGAGCTACCTGGAGGCGCACGGCACGGGAACGTCGCTGGGAGACCCCATCGAGGCGGAGGCGATGTGGTCGGTGCTGAAGGAGGGGCGCGAGGGCGGGGAGTCGCTGTGGATGGGCTCGGTGAAGACGAACCTCGGCCACCTGGAGTCCGCGGCGGGCGTGGCGGGCGTGATGAAGGTGGTGCTGGCGATGCGCCACAAGCAGTTGCCGGCGCACCTGCACCTGAAGAAACCGAACCCGCACATCGACTGGAAGGCCATGGGCGTGAAGGTACCGGCGGAGTTGACGGCGTGGGAGCCGACGCAGGGCCGGCGCATCGCGGGAGTGAGCTCCTTCGGCTTCAGCGGGACGAACGCGCACGTGGTGCTGGAGGAGGCACCGCCAGCGCCCGCGCGGACGCGGGAGGTCGAGCGGCCGGAGCACGTGCTGGTGCTGTCCGCGAAGAGCGCGGAGGCGCTGCGGGCCCAGGCGGGCCGCTACGCGCGAGCGCTGGAGGAGGGGAGCGCGGAGCTGGGAGACATATGCTTCACGGCCGCGGCGGGACGAGCCCACTTCGAGCACCGGCTGACGGTGGTGGGCGGCAGCGCGCAACGGGTCCGGGAGTTGCTGTTGGCGGCGGAAGCGGGTCGCGAGGGCGAGGGCGTGGTGTCGGGCCGGGCACCGGTCGAGACGCCGAAGGTGGCCTTCGTCTTCGACGATGAGGCGGGTTCGGGCAGGGAACTGTACGAGACGCAGCCCGTCTTCCGCGAGGCGCTGGAGCGGTGCGGGGATGCATTGAAGGGCGTGCTGGAGAGGCCGCTGGTGCAGGTGCTGTACGGCGCCGGGTCCGAGCTGTCGAAGGAAGAGGCGTACAGCAGGGCCGCGGTGTTCGCGGTGGAGTGGGCACTGGCCCGGATGTGGCGGGCGTGGGGCGTGGTTCCCCATTCAGTGACGGGGCGGGGCGTGGGCGAGTACGTGGCGGCGGTGGACTCGGGAGTCCTGGGCCTGGAGGAGGGACTGAGACTCGCGGTGAGCAAGGTGCCGCTGGTGCGCACGGAGACGGGCAAGGCCGAGAGCACCGAGACCATTCACGTGCACCTGGGCGAAGCCGGGTGGCCGGAGCTGTTGAAGACGTTGGGGACGCTGTACGTGAAGGGCGTGGAGGTGGACTGGGCGGCCTTCGATGCGCCCTACCAGCGGCGTCGGGTCACCCTGCCCACCTATCCCTTCCAGCGCCAGCGCTACTGGTGGCGTGGTGCGTCTCCTCGCACGGGGCTCGCGCCCCGGAGCGAGCGGGTCCTCACGCCTCACTTCGGACGGCGGTTGCGCTCCTCCGCGCTCGATGCGCTCGTGTACGAGACGACCTACGGACCGTCCCGGCCGGCGCATCTCAACGACCATCGCCTGTTCGGAACGCTCGTCGCGGCGGGGTCCTCGCACGTGTCGCTGGTCCTCTCGGTCATCGAGGACGCCTACGGCTCACCCGCGTGCACGCTGGAGAACCTGGCCTTCCCCCAGGCGCTGGTGCTCGCGGATGACGAGGAGCGCACGCTCCAGGTCATCCTCACGCCCCAGGAGCAGGGCCGTGCGTTCGAGGTGAAGTCGCTCGGCGACACCGACGGCGCGGAGACGTGGGTGTTGCACGCCAGTGGTGGCGTGCGCGTCGGCCAGGCGGAGCAGCCGAAACCGTGGGCGTCTCGCGAGGAGCTCCAGGCCCGTTGCCAGGAACGCCGCTCGGGGGACGAGCTCTATCGGGCCATGCGTGAGCAGGGCTACACGCTGGGCTCGGGCTACCAGTGGATCCGCTCGGTCGCTCGTGGTGGCGATGAGCTTCTCGGGGAGATGCGGCTGCCCCCGCTGCCGGACGAGCTGGAGGACTACCCGCTCTACCCGGGCTTCGTGGACTCGTGCTTCCAGGTGCTCGCGAGCTGGACGTTGGATCTCCAGGCCGGGCAGGCCGACTCACTGCTCATTCCCTTCAGCGTCGCGCGCTTCACCGTCCACCGGAGGCCGCGAGGCACGGTGTGGTGTCATGCCCGCGTCGAAGGGAGCGGGAAGGCCGAGGCGGGTGAGCCCATCGGGGGCGACCTGCGCATCTTCGACGAGCAGGGACTGGTCGCGGAGGTGCTTGGCTTCCGGGGGCGGATGGCGAGCCGGGAAGCCGTGCGCCGGAGCACGCATGCTCGGAGGGAGGAGGCGCGCTACGAAATCATCTGGCGGCCCGAGCCCGAGGCACGGCCCGCCTCGACCCCCGAGGTGGACAAGACGAAGCCCTGGGTGCTGCTCATGGACTCGCGGGGAGTGGGCGAGCGGCTCGGGCACATGTTGGAAGCGCACGGCGCGCCCGTGATCCGCGTCCACCCGGAGGACGTCTCGCGCGTGTCGGGCGAGACCTTCGGGCCGGGCGGCTGCGCGGGAGTGGTGTACCTGTCGGGCCTCGATCAGACCGTCGCCGGGGACGCATCCGCGGAGTGGGTGCAGCGGGCCGCGCTGGAGGCGAGCGGAGGTGCCCTGCACCTCGTGAAGACGCTGGCGGGCCGGAAGAACGAGGTCCCTCCGATGTGGTTCATCACCCGTGGCGCGCAGGCCGTGAAGGAGATGCGCCCGGCCCTCGCGCTGGCGCAGGCTCCGTTGTGGGGGCTCGGCCGGGTGATCGATCTGGAGCGCCCCGAGCTGCGCTGCACCCGTGTGGACCTGGACCCCGAGGATCTCGAGGGCAGCCTCGGGCTCCTCTTCGCCGAGCTGGGCGGCAGCGGCGGCGAGCGTGCTCCCGAGAGGGAAGTGGCCTTCCGCGGAGGCGTGCGCCTGCACCCGATGCTGCGCGAGGACAAGGGCTCGCGCGGTGACACCCTCGCACTCCGCGCGGATGCCACCTACCTCATCACGGGAGGGCTCGGAGGGCTGGGCCTGGAGGTGGCGCGGTGGATGGTGGAGCAGGGCGCACGCTACCTGGTGTTGGTGGGGCGCCGTGCGCCATCGGCCTCGGCGTCCGAGGTGGTGCATGCGCTCGAGAAGGCGGGAGCCCACGTCACCCTTGCCTCCGTGGATGTCTCGCGCGAGGGGGAGGTGGCGCCGCTCCTCCAGCGGCTCGACGCGGGTGCTCCGCCGTTGCGGGGCATCGTCCATGCGGCGGGTGTGCTCGATGACGGGGCGCTCGCGCATCAGGACCTGGAGCGCTTCGAGCGGGTGATGGCACCGAAGGTCGCGGGAGCGTGGAACCTGCACCGGCTCACCCAGGGCCGGCCGCTGGACTTCTTCGTCCTCTTCTCCTCGGCCTCCGCGACGCTCGGATCGGCGGGACAGGGCAACTACGCCGCGGCGAATGCCTTCCTGGACGCGCTCGCGCACGAGCGGCGTGCTCGTGGACTGGTGGCGCAGTCGCTCGATTGGGGACCGTGGGCGGAGACGGGCATGGTGGGCGCGTCGGATGGGCATGTGGCGCGTGCACTGGAACGCCGGGGCATCCGGCCTCTTCCGACGCGGCAGGCTCTCGCGCTGTTCGGCGAGGCGCTCGCGAGCGGCCGGCCCCAGGTGGCCCTCATGTCCGTCCAATGGCCGGTGTACCTGGAGGCGATTGGCTCCCTGGGGCGCTCGTCCTTCTTCGAGGCGCTGACGCCGTCCCGGAGCTCCGCACCCCGAGCGGCCGTGGCGCCCTCGCAGCCGCGCCACCCACTCGCGGAGCGGCTCCGGGCGGCCCTGCCCCACGAGCGCCCACGCGTGCTGGCGCGGAGTCTCCAGGAGGAGGTCGCGCGAATCCTCCGGCTGGACGCCGCGGGGCTCGACTGGCGGCAGGGTTTCGCGGAGCTCGGCATGGATTCACTGATGGCCATCGAGCTGCGCAATGCGTTGCAGAAGGGGCTCGGTGTGTCCGTCCCGGTGACGGTGGCGCTGGACTACCCGACCATCGACTTCCTGGTGCAGCACCTGTTGGGCGAGGTGCTGAAGCTCGATGTCGAGGAGGCGCCGCGCTCGCCCGTAACGCCGTCCGTCCCGGTGCCAGGGCCCGAGGACGCGCGGAAGAAGGATCTCGACGCCCTGTCCGACGCCGAGCTGGCGCGGCTGGTCGCCGAGGATCTCGCCAGGGATTCGTGA